The sequence GCGGCTACGCCCTCCCCCAGCTGCGGAGCGAGGCGCTGGCCGCCCAGAGCGCGCGGATCGACACGGTCTCCGGAGCCACGTACACCAGTGGCGGCTACCGCCGGTCGCTGCAGTCCGCGCTGGACTCCGCGGGCCTCTGAACACTCAGCGCATGCGCCACGTATCTCTGGGCCAAGGGTCAAGTCCCCACGGAGGAACCGTGACCACCACGCTCGCAGGCGGACGTGCCGCCCGCCGCCAGACGATGCGCCGCATCCGCCCGCGCCGCTCCCCGGCCGTACCGCTGCTGCTCGCGGTCTGGGCGGGCGCGGTGGCCGTGCTGTGGCTCTGGTGGCACAACACCCCGTCCATCGCCGACGACAACGGCAAGATCCTCAACGCGGGCCGGATCACCGGTCTGCTGGCCGGCTACCTGATGGCGCTGGTCGTGCTCCAGATGGCGCGCGTACCGGCGCTGGAACGCCGCGTCGGCTCCGACCGGGTGGCTCGCTGGCACGCGATGAGCGGCCGTTACACGCTCTGTCTGGTCCTGGCGCACGTCTTCCTCACCATGTGGGGGTACGCGCTGCAGGCCGGCAAGTCGCTCGGCGACATCGTGCAGCAGACCATCGACTCCATCAACCAGCTGCCGGACATGGGCAAGGCCGCCATCGGCATGGCCCTGTTCCTGCTCATCGGCCTGACGTCGATCGGCCCGGTCCGCCGCCGGCTGCCGTACGACACCTGGTACCACGTCCACCTGCTCACGTACGCGGCGGTGTTCCTGACGTTCTGGCACCAGATCACCACCGGCAACGACTTCGCGGTCGAGCCCACCGCCAAGACCTTCTGGTACGTGCTGTACGGGTCGGTCACCGCGCTGGTGCTCTGGTACCGGATCCTCACCCCGATCCGGCTGAACCTCCGTCACCGCATGCGGGTGGAAGCGGTGATCGAGGAGACGCCGGGCATCGTGTCGGTGCTGATCGGCGGGCGGAAGCTGCACCGGATGGGCGCGGAGGCGGGGCAGTTCTTCCGCTGGCGGTTCCTCGCCCCGGGAATGCGGTTCAGCTCGCACCCGTACTCGCTGTCGGCGGCGCCCCGCCCCGACATGCTGCGGATCACGGTGAAGGCGATCGGCGACCACAGCGAGCGGCTGCGCGAGCTGACGCCCGGCACCCGGGTGTGGGCGGAGGGCCCGTACGGCGCGCTGACCGCGCAGCGGCGCAGCGCGGGGAAGGTGCTGCTGGTCGCGGGCGGGGTCGGCATCACGCCGATGCGGGCGCTGTTCGAGACGCTGCCCGGGGCGGCCGGTGACATCACCCTGCTGTACCGGGCCAACACCACCCAGGACCTGGCGCTGTGGGACGAGCTGGCCGCGATCGCCAAGGAGCGGGGCGCCCGGCTGATGTACGCGGTCAACAGCCCCGAGGGCGAGCGTCCGGACATCTCCGCGGAGAACCTCCAGCGGAAGATCCCGGACATCGATCGCCACGATGTGTTCATGTGCGGCCCGCCCGGGTTCGCGCAGTCGGTGTTCGAGGCACTGCGCGACGCGGGAGTCCCCGCGCGGCGTATCCACCACGAGTCGTTCGAGATGTGAGCGGGAGCTGCGAAGCGATGAGGAAGAGCCACCCCATTCGGCGCGTCGTGCTGGCCACCGCCGCCACCGTGTCCGGTGTCGTGCTGCTGCTGTCGCTGAAGCCCGCGTCGGATCCGGCCGCGGCCTCGGCGGCGGGCGCGGCCCCGCAGCAGACCGCGGCGGGGCAGGAGTCGCCGCAGGGCGGTCAGCAGGGCGGTGGGCAGTCCGCCGGGACGGTGACCGGTGACGCGGCCCAGACCCAGTACGGGACCGTACAGGTACGGCTGACCGTCGCGAACGGGAAGATCACCAAGGCGGAGGCGGTGCAGGCGCCCAAGGGCGGCCTCAGCGACCAGAAGACCGCCCTCTCCGTGCCCAAGCTCAACCAGGAGGCCGTCACGGCGCAGAGTGCGCAGATCGACGCGGTCTCCGGGGCGACGTACACGAGCACGGGGTACAAGAAGTCGCTGCAGTCGGCGCTGGACAAGGTGAAGGCGTCGTCGGCCGCGTCCGGCGGTTCGTCCTCCGGTTCCGGTTCGTCCTCGGGCGCCGGTTCCTCGTCCGGGTCGGCCCAGGCCCGTACCGTCACCGGCAAGGCCGTCCAGACCCAGTACGGCACGGTCCAGGTCCGGATCACGGTCAGCGACGGGAAGATCACCAAGGCGGACGCGGTGCAGGCGCCCAAGGGCGGCCTCAGCGACCAGAAGACCGCCCTCTCCGTGCCCAAGCTCAACCAGGAGGCGGTGGCGGCCGGGAACGCGAACATCGACGCGGTCTCCGGGGCCACCTACACCAGCACCGGCTACAAGCAGTCGCTGCAGTCGGCGCTGGACCAGGCCGGTGGCTGACACGGTGACCGAGCCGGCGAAGGCTCCCGCCGCGGTGCGTCATGCGGAGGAGGTCATGGGGACCGTCTTCTCCTTCGACGTCCGCGGCGGGGAACGCGATGCGGTACGGCAGGCCCTTCAGGAGGCGGTCGCGGGCCTGCACCGGGCCGACGCGCTCTTCTCCACGTACCGCGAGGACAGCGAGGTGTCCCGGCTGGCCCGGGGCGAGCTGACCGTGGAGCGGTGCGCTCCCGAGATGGCCGAGGTGCTGGACCTGGCGGCCGAGGCCGAGCGGGCGAGCGGGGGATGGTTCAGCACCCGGTACCGGGGCTCGCTGGACCCGACCGGCATCGTGAAGGGCTGGTCCGCCGAGCGGGCCGCGCTGCAGCTGGCCGCCGTGGAGGGGGTGTGCGGCGTCAGCGTGAACGGCGGTGGTGACGTCCAGATGCTGGGCGCGCCGGAGCCGCAGCGGCCGTGGCGGGTGGGGGTGGCCGATCCGCTGCGCCCGGGCGGTCTTGCGGCGGTGATCTCGGCGGCCGGGGTGGACGAGCTGTCGGTGGCCACCTCGGGTACGGCCGAGCGCGGGGCGCACATCGTGGATCCCCGTACGGGCCGGCCGGCGGTGACGGACCTGGTGGCGGTGACGGTGGTGGGGCCGCGGCTGACCTGGGTGGACTGCTGGGCCACGGCGGCGTTCGCGATGGGGTCGCGGGCGGGGCTGGACTGGCTGGAGTCGCTGCCGGACGTCGAGGGGCTGCTGATCACCGCGGGCGACGAGGTGCGGTGCACCGGGGGCCTGGCCGCGCGACTGGGCTGAGGGAAACGATGCCGCAGTGGGAGTTTTCCCCCTTTTGCCCAAAAATGCCATCCAAGTTCCACCCTGAGCCGTATCTCCTGTGAAGCAAGTTGAAGGAGGAACGGCATGGCCATCTTCAGCAGTCTCATGCCCGCCATGCGCCGGGACCATGGTGACCGCTCGTCGGAGCACGACCACGGTCACGACCATGACCACGGCCACGACCACGGTCACGACCACGGCGGCCACGGGGGCCACGGAGGTCACGGTGACCATGGCGGCCACGGCGGCCACGGCGGCCACGGTCACGGCGGCTACTGATCACACCCGAGGGCTGAGCGGACCGGGGCCGGGGGGACCCGGCCCGCTTCGCCGATCCCCGAGGAACGCATGCCATGGCGCATGTCCTGCGTCGTCTGCTGTCGGTGGGCGAGACCTCCGACGCCGTGGTCGCGCCCGCGCCCGCTGTGGCCCCCAGCGCGGTGTTCCGGCGGTTCTGGCCGTACACCCGCGGCGCCCGACGCTGGCTGGCGCCGGTCGTCTTCTTCAGCGTGGCCGGCCCGGTCGTGGACGCCACGGAGATCTGGCTGTTCAAGATCGTCGTGGACGATGTGCTCGTCCCGCGGGACCTCAGGCCGTTTCTGTGGATCGCCCCGGCCTATCTGGGGCTCGTTCTGTGCTCCGGCGTTCTGGGGTTCGCCGACGACGTGACGTCCACCTGGGTGAGCGAACGCTTCCTGCTCTCCTTGCGCGCCGATGTGTTCCGGCACGTCCAGGGGCTCTCACTCGGCTTCTTCGAACGCCGGCGGCTCGGGGACGTGCTCTCCCGGGTCACGGGCGATGTCGACGCGGTCGAGACGTTCCTGCTCTCCGGCGTGGCCGACGCGCTCTACTACGTGATCCGGCTGAGCCTCTTCCTCGGCCTGCTGTTCTACCTGCGGTGGGACCTCACCCTGCTCGCCCTCGCCATCGTGCCGCTGTTCTGGGGCACCGGCCGGCACTTCTCACGACTGATCAAGGAGGCGTCGCGGGAGCGCAGGCGGCTCAGCGGCTCGATCAGCGCGATCGCCGAGGAGTCACTGGGCAACGTCGCCCTCGTGCAGGCGTACAACCGGCAGGGGTGGGAGGAGCGCCGGTTCGAGCGGGAGAGCGCCGGCCGCTTCCGGGCCGCGATGGCCTCGGCGCGGATCCGTGCCGTCTACGGACCCGTCGTCGAGATCATCGAGGTGACCGGCGGCCTCGCGGTCATGGGTCTCGGCACCTGGAAGGTGGCCCAGGGACAGCTCACCCTCGGCGGGCTGCTGGTCTTCGTCGCGCTGATCGGCGAGATGTACGGCCCGGTCCGCGGCCTGTCCCGGCTCGGCACCACCTTCTACGCGGCGTCCGCCTCGGCCGAGCGGATCATCGAGTTGCTGGACCAGCGGCCACAGGTGGCCGAGGCCCCGCATGCCCGGCGGATCGGCCGGACGCGGGGTGAGGTGGAGTTCGACGGCGTCTGGTTCCGCTATCCCGGCACCGCCGGCCGGGCGCTGTCGGACGTGTCCTTCCATGTGGCACCCGGCGAGACGGTGGCGCTGGTCGGGGCCAGCGGGGCCGGCAAGTCGACGGTGGCCAAACTCCAGCTGCGCTTCTACGACCCCGACCGGGGAGCGGTCCGCCTCGACGGGGCCGATCTGCGCTCCCTGCGCCTGCCTGACGTACGGGAGAACGTCGCGGTGGTGCTGCAGGAGACGCTCGTCTTCCACGGCACCGTGCGGGAGAACATCGCCTACGGCCGGCCGGAGGCGAGTGAGGCGGACATCGTGGCGGCGGCGCGCGCCGCGGACGCGCACGAGTTCATCGCCTCGCTCCCGGACGGCTACGACACCCTGGTCGGCCAGCGCGGCCGGACCCTGTCCGGCGGGCAGGGCCAGCGCCTGGCGATCGCCCGCGCGATGATCAGGGACGCGCCGGTGCTGCTGCTCGACGAGCCGACCACCGGGCTGGACGTCCGGTCGGGCCTGCGGATCATGGACCCGCTGCGCCGGCTCATGGCCGGGCGGACGACCGTCGTCATCTCGCACAACCTGCTGACCGTGCGCGACGCCACCCGGATCGTGGTGCTCGATCACGGCCGGGTCGTCGAGCAGGGCACCCACGGCGATCTGCTCGACCGCGACGGGACCTATGCCCGGCTCCACCGACTGCACGGCACGGCCGGATCCACGACCCCGGGGACGGTGCCGTCGTGAGTGCCTCCGCTGCCCGGTCGGCCCCGCCGCTGGCACCGGGCAGCAGACCGGTCCCGGGCTACGAGGTGCTGGCGCATCTGACGCGCACCGGCTGGCTCGACGTCTACGACGCCTGGAGCGAGGAACGCGCCTGCCGTTGTGCGATCAAGACGGTGCGTCCCGACCGCCGGGGCGAGCGGCGCCTCGGCGAGCGGCTGCTGCGCGAGGGCCGGTGGCTGCGCGACTTCACCCATCCCCATCTGGTCCGTGCCTACGAGACCGTCGAGTCGCCCGAGCCGCTCGTCGTCCTGGAGACCCTGACCGGTGAGACGCTCTCCCACCTCCTGGACCGGTTGCGGCGCCGGCCGGCCGCCGCCGACGTGGCGCTGCTCGGGACGCAGCTGTGTTCCGCGGTGCACTACCTCCACCGTCAGGGCCTGCTGCACCTGGATCTGAAGCCGTCCAACGTGGTGGTGGACTGCGGTCATGCGAAGGTGCTGGACCTGAGCGTGGCGCGGCCGCCCGGGCCCGCGCCCGCGGGAGTGGGCACCCGCTGCTACCTCGCTCCGGAGCAGGCCCGCGGCGGGCCGCTCACGGCCGCGGCCGACGTGTGGGGCATCGGCATCACCTTGTTCGAGGCGGCCTGCGGTGACCGGCCGTTCGACCGGGGCGGGACCGGGGACGAGGAGCCCCGCGACGGGGAGCCCCGCGACGGGGAGAGGGCGGGCGAGGGCGGTTCCGGTGGCCCGGCCGGCCGGTATCCGCAGCTGGAGCGCAGCGCCCCGGCCGTCGGGTCCCGGCGGCGCCTGCCGCCCGCGCTCGCGGCCGCCGTCGACCGCTGCCTGCGGACCGACCCGTCGTCGCGGCCCACGGTCGCCGGACTGGCCGCCGCCCTGGCGGAGGCGCTGCCCGGCCCGCCGCGTCCCGCCTCCTCCCGGGTCTGAGGCCGGGCGCCGGATTCCCTCCTGCCGGGTCACGACTCCCCGGTCACGACTCCCGGGTCACGACCTGACCCGTCTGCAACTGGGCCTTGGCGAGGACGGTGCCGTCGGGGGACTCGACGCGGGCGCCGGAGACGGCCTTGGCGTCGATGGGGGTCGCCCCGCCCC is a genomic window of Streptomyces griseochromogenes containing:
- a CDS encoding ABC transporter ATP-binding protein translates to MAHVLRRLLSVGETSDAVVAPAPAVAPSAVFRRFWPYTRGARRWLAPVVFFSVAGPVVDATEIWLFKIVVDDVLVPRDLRPFLWIAPAYLGLVLCSGVLGFADDVTSTWVSERFLLSLRADVFRHVQGLSLGFFERRRLGDVLSRVTGDVDAVETFLLSGVADALYYVIRLSLFLGLLFYLRWDLTLLALAIVPLFWGTGRHFSRLIKEASRERRRLSGSISAIAEESLGNVALVQAYNRQGWEERRFERESAGRFRAAMASARIRAVYGPVVEIIEVTGGLAVMGLGTWKVAQGQLTLGGLLVFVALIGEMYGPVRGLSRLGTTFYAASASAERIIELLDQRPQVAEAPHARRIGRTRGEVEFDGVWFRYPGTAGRALSDVSFHVAPGETVALVGASGAGKSTVAKLQLRFYDPDRGAVRLDGADLRSLRLPDVRENVAVVLQETLVFHGTVRENIAYGRPEASEADIVAAARAADAHEFIASLPDGYDTLVGQRGRTLSGGQGQRLAIARAMIRDAPVLLLDEPTTGLDVRSGLRIMDPLRRLMAGRTTVVISHNLLTVRDATRIVVLDHGRVVEQGTHGDLLDRDGTYARLHRLHGTAGSTTPGTVPS
- a CDS encoding FMN-binding protein encodes the protein MRKSHPIRRVVLATAATVSGVVLLLSLKPASDPAAASAAGAAPQQTAAGQESPQGGQQGGGQSAGTVTGDAAQTQYGTVQVRLTVANGKITKAEAVQAPKGGLSDQKTALSVPKLNQEAVTAQSAQIDAVSGATYTSTGYKKSLQSALDKVKASSAASGGSSSGSGSSSGAGSSSGSAQARTVTGKAVQTQYGTVQVRITVSDGKITKADAVQAPKGGLSDQKTALSVPKLNQEAVAAGNANIDAVSGATYTSTGYKQSLQSALDQAGG
- a CDS encoding FAD:protein FMN transferase codes for the protein MADTVTEPAKAPAAVRHAEEVMGTVFSFDVRGGERDAVRQALQEAVAGLHRADALFSTYREDSEVSRLARGELTVERCAPEMAEVLDLAAEAERASGGWFSTRYRGSLDPTGIVKGWSAERAALQLAAVEGVCGVSVNGGGDVQMLGAPEPQRPWRVGVADPLRPGGLAAVISAAGVDELSVATSGTAERGAHIVDPRTGRPAVTDLVAVTVVGPRLTWVDCWATAAFAMGSRAGLDWLESLPDVEGLLITAGDEVRCTGGLAARLG
- a CDS encoding ferric reductase-like transmembrane domain-containing protein; its protein translation is MTTTLAGGRAARRQTMRRIRPRRSPAVPLLLAVWAGAVAVLWLWWHNTPSIADDNGKILNAGRITGLLAGYLMALVVLQMARVPALERRVGSDRVARWHAMSGRYTLCLVLAHVFLTMWGYALQAGKSLGDIVQQTIDSINQLPDMGKAAIGMALFLLIGLTSIGPVRRRLPYDTWYHVHLLTYAAVFLTFWHQITTGNDFAVEPTAKTFWYVLYGSVTALVLWYRILTPIRLNLRHRMRVEAVIEETPGIVSVLIGGRKLHRMGAEAGQFFRWRFLAPGMRFSSHPYSLSAAPRPDMLRITVKAIGDHSERLRELTPGTRVWAEGPYGALTAQRRSAGKVLLVAGGVGITPMRALFETLPGAAGDITLLYRANTTQDLALWDELAAIAKERGARLMYAVNSPEGERPDISAENLQRKIPDIDRHDVFMCGPPGFAQSVFEALRDAGVPARRIHHESFEM
- a CDS encoding serine/threonine-protein kinase, which gives rise to MSASAARSAPPLAPGSRPVPGYEVLAHLTRTGWLDVYDAWSEERACRCAIKTVRPDRRGERRLGERLLREGRWLRDFTHPHLVRAYETVESPEPLVVLETLTGETLSHLLDRLRRRPAAADVALLGTQLCSAVHYLHRQGLLHLDLKPSNVVVDCGHAKVLDLSVARPPGPAPAGVGTRCYLAPEQARGGPLTAAADVWGIGITLFEAACGDRPFDRGGTGDEEPRDGEPRDGERAGEGGSGGPAGRYPQLERSAPAVGSRRRLPPALAAAVDRCLRTDPSSRPTVAGLAAALAEALPGPPRPASSRV